One segment of Setaria viridis chromosome 4, Setaria_viridis_v4.0, whole genome shotgun sequence DNA contains the following:
- the LOC117851893 gene encoding peroxidase 1 encodes MAIKPCQVLLLPLALLLLAGSSPAAAQLEVGYYSKTCPNAEAIVRDEMEKIISAAPSLAGPLLRLHFHDCFVRGCDASVLLNSTEGNLAERDAKPNKSLRGFGSVDRVKAKLEAACPNTVSCADVLAIMARDAVVLAKGPSWPVPLGRRDGRVSSATEAADNLPPAFGDIPLLTKIFAANGLDLKDLVVLSGAHTLGTAHCPSYAARLYNFSAAGADPTLDSEYADRLRTRCKSVDDTAMLSEMDPGSYKTFDTSYYRNVAKRRGLFQSDAALLTDATTREYVQRIATGKFDDMYFEDFGESMVKMGNAGVLTGAQGEIRKKCYIVN; translated from the exons ATGGCAATCAAGCCTTGTCAAGTACTGCTGCTCCCTTTGGCACTGCTGCTTCTGGctggcagctcgccggcggcggcccagcTGGAGGTCGGCTACTACAGCAAGACATGCCCGAACGCCGAGGCGATCGTGCGCGACGAGATGGAGAAGATCATCTCCGCCGCGCCCAGCCTCGCCGGTCCCCTCCTCAGGCTCCatttccacgactgcttcgtcagg GGCTGTGATGCTTCCGTCCTACTCAACTCCACCGAGGGAAACCTGGCAGAGAGGGACGCCAAGCCCAACAAGAGCCTCCGGGGCTTCGGTTCCGTGGACAGGGTGAAGGCCAAGCTCGAGGCCGCCTGCCCCAAcaccgtctcctgcgccgacgtcCTCGCCATCATGGCCCGCGACGCCGTCGTGCTTGCCAAGGGCCCATCCTGGCCTGTTCCGCTCGGCAGGAGGGACGGCAGGGTGTCGAGCGCCACGGAAGCCGCCGACAACCTGCCCCCTGCCTTCGGCGACATCCCCCTCCTCACCAAGATCTTCGCCGCCAACGGGCTCGACCTCAAGGACCTCGTCGTCCTCTCCGGCGCGCACACCCTCGGGACGGCGCACTGCCCGTCCTACGCCGCCCGGCTCTACAACTTCAGCGCCGCTGGCGCGGACCCGACCCTCGACAGCGAGTACGCCGACAGGCTGAGGACGCGCTGCAAGAGCGTCGACGACACGGCCATGCTCTCCGAGATGGACCCCGGCAGCTACAAGACCTTCGACACCAGTTACTACCGCAACGTCGCCAAGCGCAGGGGGCTCTTCCAGTCCGACGCCGCGCTGCTCACCGACGCCACCACCAGGGAGTACGTCCAGCGCATCGCCACCGGCAAGTTCGACGACATGTACTTCGAGGACTTCGGCGAGTCCATGGTCAAGATGGGAAACGCCGGCGTGCTCACCGGTGCTCAGGGCGAGATCAGGAAGAAGTGCTATATCGTCAACTAG